The following is a genomic window from Nitrospira sp..
AAGGGGAGTCGATGAAAGACGATGGCATTCTGCCGGGCGATCTGGTGATCGTGCGCAAGCAGGATCACGCCCGCAACGGGCAGACGGTTGTCGCGTTGGTGAATCAGGATGCGACGATCAAGACCTATTTCAAAAAGGATACGCATATCGAGCTGCATCCGGCCAATGCGGCGATGCAGCCCATTATTGTGACTCCCAACGATCAGTTTCATATCGAAGGGCTCTTGATCGGCGTCATTCGCCATTGCGTCATTTAGTTTAATCAAGGAGGGGACCATGCTGACAGATGGACGAATTTTAGTGACGGACCGGTTAGTCTCTCTTGAACGGACGATCGATTCGATGAACGTGCAGCTTCGAGACGTGCGCTGGGAGCTTGGACATGCGAAGGCGGAACCGTTGCCAATCCGGTTATGGCGCAATCTAGTAGGCGGAAGATCAGAGCAGGAATATATGTCGACGGTGTGTAATCGTAACGTGCGCCCGAATATAAAGGTGGTGTCCCATGGTGATGCAAGAGTGTCACGGTGATGGTGTGATGAACGGATCCTGCGCAGATTGTGGGACGCTTGCTGCGCAACGCATGGCTTGTGTCGATATACTCACCCATTCAACGGTCGAGTTATGTCCGGCTTGCTGGAATGCCTATCGGCAACGGCAGGTGTTTAGTGCGGGATGTTGTGGGTAAGGAATGGGAAAAACGTCATGCCGACGATACTTGCCTGTCATGGTCTGTTCGCAAGGCGGACATGTTAACCGAACGGCCGAAAGCGGTCGGTTTCGATCACTTGGGTTGGACGTCAGTATTGAAGGCAGTTCCGAGGTAATGAGCGGAACTCGTTGAATTGCTGGATGGTTTAAGCGATTAGGATGGAGAGTTTTTGGTGGCGGTGTCCCGGATTGAACGGGAGACCCGCGGCTTATGAGTCCGCTGCTCTACCAACTGAGCTACACCGCCACATGATTGTATTTGCTGAAAAATACGGTCGGATGATAGCCGAAGCACAGTAGCAATGTCTACCTGTGGAAGAGGCTGAAAACACAGAAAATTGAGCTATAACGCGCCAATGTGGAGTAGCGTCCCCCCTCTTTTGAGGTAACCAGAGTGGGGAATGCGCCAATCCAATGGGTTCGGTATTCTTTCATTACTGGCGGTTATTGACGGATTGTACACACTGTAAAGGAGCGACACATGGAAGTGCAGATTGGCGGACACAAGCATTCTTCACAGATCCACTCAAATCATTTGGCCCCGGAATTTCTTCGCCAACTTACTTCGCGAGAGTTGATGGATGCGTTGATGGCTGCGGATATGCCTATGGGCGGGACCAATGAGCAACGAATCGAACGGCTGTTGTCAGTTATGCAGCCGCAAGATCTGACCGCATTTCTCCCTCAGCATGTGGTGGATCGCGTGTCTCTTACGGCGGGTCCCTCCATCTGAGAGCGTGGCGTATTTCCTCTCGTGTCTTGTGTAGGGGGGAGGTTGTTTATCCACCGGCAAACACTGGGCGAAATCCGGCGTCTGTTAAAATACGTGCGACCAGCTTCCGCTGGTCTCCCTGAATCTCGATCCGACCTTCTTTGACGGTTCCGCCAGCTCCACAGGCTGTCTGAATGTTCCTTGCGAGCTGCTCTTTTTCAGCTTGGCCGACTCCGGCAAGCCCTGCTATTACAGTGACGGTCTTCCCTCCTCGATGCGCGGTTTGTCTGATGATATCTACCCGGCCACGGTTCTTCTTTACTAGCGGTATTGTTGTCGGTGCGGTGGCAGGTTGCTCTCCAGTGGTTGGTGGGAGCGCGATTTTTTTCAGCGCTGCAAACGGACTTTCCCATTGGATTGGTTCACCGTCCGTGGGAATACGCGTTTTGTTTTTCATTGTGTCAGTGCGCCATGGTTTTCGTCAGCACTGTGATCGTTGCCTGGAGAGGTTGGCGAGGATTGTAGATCTGGATTGCGAGGGAATCAATGGAAGGAAGATCTTTAGGGTAGGAGATTGAAGGGCGGAGATAAACGGTGTGTAGTGTCTGTGGCTCAGGACTGGACCTTTATTCAGGTATGTTAGGTCTCGACAGGATGAATGGTGGTGAGCTCGATCTGTACGGCATGGGTGCCATCGCCTATCAAAATCTGCCCATCCTGGATGGAGCAATGGAGGTCCATACTGCGTTGTGCGAGTTGAGCCAAAGCCCGGCTTCCGTCTTGCGGGATATTAATCACTGTTAGGTTCTTGCAACGGGCGAGCAGGAGGCTGGTTTTCTCCCACCACCGATCGGCTCCTCTGCCACCGTAAGAGTAGACGGCGACCTGGGTTGCGCGACCGCAGGCCTGCCGTATCAGTTTCTCCTCAGGTTCGCCCACCTCAATCCAGAGCTCGATCGCACCGGTGAGATCTTTTTGCCAGAGCGCCGGCTCGTCTTCCGTACCGATGCCGCGGCCGAAGATGAGGGCGTCGTGCGCATGTCGCGCGAAGGCCAGCAGTCTCACCATCATGCGCTCATCGGTCTCAGATGGATGGCGCGCGAGTGTGACGGCATGGTCTTCATAGTAGTGTCGATCCATGTCGGCGATATGCAGTGTGGCTTTGAAGATGGTGGCATTGGGAGCCATAGCGCGGTAATGCTTTCCGATGAAGGGATGTCAGTCGAGCGTCGGAGTCGATTGGTTCGTCTGCGCGCTCACGTTCGTTCCACGATATACATTAATTCAAGTCGTTCGCGCGCCCAGGGGGTTTTGCGCAGAAACGTAAGGCTGGATTTGATACTGGGGTTGTTGAGAAAACAACGCACAGGGAGCCGTCGGCCCAGTTCTTCCCACCCATGGCGCTCGACTAGGTGGGTGACGATTGTTTCCAGCGTGATCCCATGCAAGGGATCGCGAGGATGAGACTTGGGTGGCGGCTGATCCATGATCTAGGCTAGACATTGAACCGGAAGTGCATCACATCGCCGTCCTGGACCACATACTCCTTGCCTTCTAGCCGCATTTTGCCTTTTTCTTTCGCGCCTGCTTCTCCTTTGCAGGCGATGAAGTCGTTGTAACTGATGACCTCTGCGCGAATAAAGCCTTTTTCAAAATCGCCATGGATCACGCCGGCGGCCTGCGGGGCGGTGTCGCCGACATGAATAGTCCATGCGCGCACTTCTTTGATACCGGCAGTAAAGTAGGTTTGCAAGCCCAACAATTGATACGCGGCGCGAATTAAGCGGTTGAGCCCCGGTTCGGTCATGCCGGTGTCGGCGAGGAATTCTTTCTTTTCCTCATCCGAGAGCACGGAGATTTCCGATTCCAGCGCGGCGCAAATGGCCACGACCGGTGCACCTTCTTTCGCGGCATACTCTTCCACGCGGGTCAGCAGGGGATTGTTGGTGAATCCCTTTTCCGACACATTCGCCACGTACATGACTGGCTTCATCGTCATCAGGCAGAGCGGTTTCAGCAAGGCGCGTTGTGCCGGATCCAGCTTCATCGTGCGGGCCGGCTTGCCTTCATTCAGGCAGGCAGCGACTTGTGGCAGCAATTCCCCAAGCTTTGCGGCGTCTTTGTCGCCGGCGCGGACGGCTTTCAGGTTTCTTTCCTGTGTTTTTTCTACTGTCGCGAGATCGGCTAGGGCCAGTTCGGTGACAATCGTTTCGATGTCAGACAGCGGGTCGACCTTGCCGGACACGTGGATCACATTGTCATCCTCGAAGCAGCGCACCACATTCACAATCCCATCGGTTTCCCTGATCGTCGCGAGAAATTGGTTGCCCAAGCCTTCCCCCTTGGAAGCGCCGGC
Proteins encoded in this region:
- a CDS encoding hypothetical protein (Evidence 4 : Unknown function but conserved in other organisms; MaGe:77308182) gives rise to the protein MDQPPPKSHPRDPLHGITLETIVTHLVERHGWEELGRRLPVRCFLNNPSIKSSLTFLRKTPWARERLELMYIVERT
- a CDS encoding hypothetical protein (Evidence 4 : Unknown function but conserved in other organisms; MaGe:77308181); protein product: MAPNATIFKATLHIADMDRHYYEDHAVTLARHPSETDERMMVRLLAFARHAHDALIFGRGIGTEDEPALWQKDLTGAIELWIEVGEPEEKLIRQACGRATQVAVYSYGGRGADRWWEKTSLLLARCKNLTVINIPQDGSRALAQLAQRSMDLHCSIQDGQILIGDGTHAVQIELTTIHPVET
- a CDS encoding Translation initiation factor SUI1-related protein (MaGe:77308180) translates to MKNKTRIPTDGEPIQWESPFAALKKIALPPTTGEQPATAPTTIPLVKKNRGRVDIIRQTAHRGGKTVTVIAGLAGVGQAEKEQLARNIQTACGAGGTVKEGRIEIQGDQRKLVARILTDAGFRPVFAGG
- a CDS encoding hypothetical protein (Evidence 4 : Unknown function but conserved in other organisms; MaGe:77308179), which encodes MEVQIGGHKHSSQIHSNHLAPEFLRQLTSRELMDALMAADMPMGGTNEQRIERLLSVMQPQDLTAFLPQHVVDRVSLTAGPSI
- a CDS encoding hypothetical protein (Evidence 5 : Unknown function; MaGe:77308178); translated protein: MGRLLRNAWLVSIYSPIQRSSYVRLAGMPIGNGRCLVRDVVGKEWEKRHADDTCLSWSVRKADMLTERPKAVGFDHLGWTSVLKAVPR
- a CDS encoding hypothetical protein (Evidence 4 : Unknown function but conserved in other organisms; MaGe:77308177), whose protein sequence is MLTDGRILVTDRLVSLERTIDSMNVQLRDVRWELGHAKAEPLPIRLWRNLVGGRSEQEYMSTVCNRNVRPNIKVVSHGDARVSR
- a CDS encoding putative GTP-binding protein (Evidence 3 : Putative function from multiple computational evidences; PubMedId 12837776, 1833189, 7828865, 9298646; Product type f : factor; MaGe:77308183), which produces MSVKCGIVGLPNVGKSTLFNALTKSGIAAENYPFCTIEPNIGIVEVPDTRMQALADIVSPQRMQYATTEFVDIAGLVAGASKGEGLGNQFLATIRETDGIVNVVRCFEDDNVIHVSGKVDPLSDIETIVTELALADLATVEKTQERNLKAVRAGDKDAAKLGELLPQVAACLNEGKPARTMKLDPAQRALLKPLCLMTMKPVMYVANVSEKGFTNNPLLTRVEEYAAKEGAPVVAICAALESEISVLSDEEKKEFLADTGMTEPGLNRLIRAAYQLLGLQTYFTAGIKEVRAWTIHVGDTAPQAAGVIHGDFEKGFIRAEVISYNDFIACKGEAGAKEKGKMRLEGKEYVVQDGDVMHFRFNV